The Lysobacter enzymogenes genome window below encodes:
- a CDS encoding sigma-70 family RNA polymerase sigma factor, whose protein sequence is MSEITAPQSALPDAADDSAAELLRAVARGDRAAFERLYRDTSARLYGVCLRLLPERAEAEDVLQEVYATVWRKAGQFDAERASAAVWLAMIARNKAIDRLRSLPSLRRAPLELMDEVADAAPTPSAQAESADERERLRQCMDELDARRRGLIRTAFFDGSTYEELAQRTGSPLGSVKSWIRRGLIQLRACLER, encoded by the coding sequence ATGTCCGAAATCACGGCCCCGCAGTCCGCACTCCCCGACGCTGCCGACGACTCCGCCGCCGAACTGCTGCGCGCGGTCGCGCGCGGCGACCGCGCCGCGTTCGAGCGGCTCTACCGCGACACCTCCGCGCGCCTGTACGGCGTCTGCCTGCGCCTGCTGCCCGAGCGCGCCGAGGCCGAGGACGTGTTGCAGGAGGTCTATGCCACGGTCTGGCGCAAGGCCGGCCAGTTCGACGCCGAGCGCGCCAGCGCCGCGGTGTGGCTGGCGATGATCGCGCGCAACAAGGCCATCGACCGGCTGCGCTCGCTGCCGTCGCTGCGGCGCGCGCCGCTGGAGCTGATGGACGAGGTCGCCGACGCCGCGCCGACGCCGTCGGCGCAGGCCGAGAGCGCCGACGAGCGCGAGCGCCTGCGCCAGTGCATGGACGAGCTCGACGCGCGCCGGCGCGGCCTGATCCGCACCGCGTTCTTCGACGGCAGCACCTACGAGGAACTGGCGCAGCGCACCGGCTCGCCGCTCGGCAGCGTCAAGAGCTGGATCCGCCGCGGCCTGATCCAACTGCGCGCGTGCCTGGAGCGCTGA
- the rnk gene encoding nucleoside diphosphate kinase regulator — protein MNERHLPHPSGLPPPLIVSRLDCERLEALLETPQAAGLDTSGLRRELERAQLREPAQMPADAITMNSVIRFRDEDSGEEREATLVYPRDADGSAQRISILAPVGTALLGLRVGASIQWPLPGGRHVSLRVLGLRYQPEAAGDLHR, from the coding sequence ATGAACGAGCGTCACCTGCCCCACCCCTCCGGTCTGCCCCCGCCGCTGATCGTTTCGCGGCTGGATTGCGAACGCCTGGAAGCATTATTGGAAACCCCGCAGGCCGCCGGCCTGGACACCAGCGGCCTGCGCCGCGAACTCGAACGCGCGCAACTGCGCGAACCGGCGCAGATGCCGGCCGACGCGATCACGATGAATTCGGTGATCCGCTTCCGCGACGAAGACAGCGGCGAAGAACGCGAAGCCACCCTGGTCTATCCGCGCGACGCCGACGGCAGCGCGCAACGCATCTCGATCCTGGCCCCGGTCGGCACCGCCCTGCTCGGCCTGCGCGTCGGCGCGAGCATCCAATGGCCGCTGCCGGGCGGACGCCATGTGTCGCTGCGCGTGCTCGGTCTGCGCTATCAGCCCGAAGCGGCCGGCGATCTGCATCGCTGA
- a CDS encoding anti-sigma factor has product MDIREHDIDREPPGADVQAGEYALGVLNERERRLAELRVETDPAFARLVHDWQRRLATLLDEIEPVAAPAQLWPRLRVRLGWSPAQGERPHGLWHSAGFWRGAAAAAAALAAVALWSGRAPAPVAPPLAQQPPVMIEHQPAFPVTRLARDDGSAGWLASIDQHHAKVMTMPVPAPEDPQGRVAELWLIPKGEAPRSLGLISTEWADSVKVPAEAAAKLAAGATLAITLEPKGGAPHGVPTGPVVAKGNIAL; this is encoded by the coding sequence ATGGACATTCGCGAACACGATATCGACCGCGAGCCGCCGGGCGCCGATGTGCAGGCGGGGGAGTACGCGTTGGGGGTTTTGAACGAGCGCGAACGCCGGCTCGCGGAGTTGCGCGTGGAGACCGATCCGGCGTTCGCTCGGTTGGTCCACGACTGGCAACGCCGCCTGGCGACGCTGCTCGACGAGATCGAACCGGTCGCCGCGCCGGCGCAGCTGTGGCCGCGCCTGCGCGTGCGCCTGGGCTGGTCTCCGGCGCAGGGCGAGCGTCCGCACGGGCTGTGGCACAGCGCCGGGTTCTGGCGCGGCGCAGCCGCGGCGGCAGCCGCGCTGGCGGCGGTGGCGCTGTGGAGCGGGCGCGCGCCGGCGCCGGTCGCGCCGCCGCTGGCGCAGCAACCGCCGGTGATGATCGAACACCAGCCCGCGTTCCCGGTCACCCGCCTGGCGCGCGACGACGGCAGCGCCGGCTGGCTGGCCTCGATCGACCAGCACCACGCCAAGGTCATGACCATGCCGGTGCCCGCGCCGGAGGATCCGCAGGGCCGCGTCGCCGAACTGTGGCTGATTCCCAAGGGCGAGGCGCCGCGTTCGCTGGGCCTGATCTCGACCGAGTGGGCCGATTCGGTCAAGGTGCCGGCCGAGGCCGCGGCCAAGCTCGCCGCCGGCGCGACCCTGGCGATCACCCTGGAGCCCAAGGGCGGCGCCCCGCACGGCGTACCCACCGGGCCGGTGGTGGCGAAAGGCAACATCGCGTTGTAA
- a CDS encoding HNH endonuclease: MRPVSKNSRRSVGRHLRGMLKATIMQRRRETVYRMLAKRNAGIVSCFVCGKHVPRQWATLEHVLPLSKGGTDEMSNLSISHAKCNHRRGNTNEERGDEV, encoded by the coding sequence ATGAGGCCTGTCAGCAAGAACAGCCGTCGCTCTGTTGGCCGTCACCTTCGAGGAATGCTAAAGGCGACGATCATGCAGCGCCGCCGGGAGACGGTGTATCGAATGCTCGCCAAGCGAAACGCAGGCATTGTGTCCTGCTTTGTTTGTGGCAAGCACGTCCCCCGTCAATGGGCAACCCTGGAACACGTACTTCCACTATCCAAGGGCGGGACTGACGAAATGAGCAACCTTTCAATCTCCCACGCCAAATGCAACCACCGACGTGGAAACACCAACGAGGAGAGGGGCGATGAAGTTTGA